Proteins from a single region of Limisphaera ngatamarikiensis:
- a CDS encoding protein-glutamate methylesterase/protein-glutamine glutaminase — MTHPTTKPIRVLVVDDSAVVRKALADALAQDPEIEVVGTASDPYVAREKILQLKPDVLTLDIEMPRMDGLTFLRILQQHYPLPVVVVSSLTQTGSEAALAALEAGAVDVLGKPGSAWSIGNLGPQLIQRVKAAAQARIRPAPPPSSSGPARGISRLTAISSTPVHPWHVILIGASTGGTEAIREILTRLPAGLPPILIVQHIPPVFSKAFADRLSQCCAFPVREAAQNDVPRPGSALVAPGDYHMYLTQTAGQLRIRLDQAPPLHHTRPAVDHLFRSAATAVGRHITAVLLTGMGSDGAEGMLAIKRAGGITIAQNEETCVVFGMPRAAIKLGAVDHVLPLSQIPEAILKAVAQPRVPGGGGATTPAAKPACEPAQNV; from the coding sequence ATGACCCACCCAACCACAAAACCCATTCGCGTCCTTGTCGTGGACGATTCCGCCGTGGTCCGAAAGGCCCTGGCCGATGCACTCGCACAGGACCCGGAAATCGAAGTGGTGGGAACCGCCTCCGACCCCTATGTGGCCCGGGAGAAAATCCTCCAGCTCAAACCCGACGTCCTCACCCTGGACATCGAAATGCCGCGCATGGACGGCCTTACCTTCCTGCGCATCCTTCAGCAGCACTATCCCCTGCCGGTCGTCGTGGTCAGCTCCCTCACCCAAACCGGATCCGAAGCAGCCCTCGCCGCCTTGGAAGCCGGTGCAGTGGACGTTCTCGGCAAACCGGGCTCGGCCTGGTCCATCGGCAACCTGGGTCCGCAGCTCATCCAGAGGGTCAAAGCCGCCGCCCAGGCGCGCATCCGTCCTGCTCCCCCGCCTTCCTCATCAGGCCCGGCCAGGGGGATCTCCCGACTCACCGCAATCAGCTCCACGCCAGTCCACCCCTGGCATGTCATCCTGATCGGCGCCTCCACGGGCGGCACAGAGGCCATCCGCGAAATCCTAACCCGCCTGCCCGCCGGTCTTCCGCCCATCCTCATCGTCCAACACATCCCCCCGGTGTTCTCCAAAGCCTTCGCCGACCGACTCTCCCAATGCTGCGCCTTCCCCGTCCGGGAAGCAGCCCAGAATGACGTGCCCCGACCCGGTTCCGCCCTGGTTGCACCCGGCGATTACCACATGTACCTCACCCAAACCGCCGGTCAGCTCAGAATCCGGCTCGATCAGGCCCCGCCCCTGCATCATACACGGCCGGCCGTGGACCACCTCTTCCGGTCCGCAGCCACCGCCGTCGGCCGCCACATCACCGCAGTCCTCTTGACCGGCATGGGCTCCGACGGCGCCGAGGGCATGCTCGCCATCAAACGGGCCGGTGGCATCACCATCGCCCAAAATGAAGAAACCTGCGTGGTATTTGGCATGCCGCGTGCTGCGATAAAGCTCGGTGCGGTGGATCATGTGCTGCCTCTGTCACAAATCCCTGAGGCAATCCTCAAAGCCGTCGCCCAACCCAGGGTGCCGGGTGGCGGAGGCGCCACGACCCCCGCAGCAAAACCAGCATGCGAACCCGCGCAAAACGTGTGA
- a CDS encoding chemotaxis protein CheD, protein MPVPTQWVIAPPRKTVVVKVADAAASNDTGADLVTHSLGSCLGVTFYDPVAHVGGLLHVMLPDSSIDPARAHQNPCLFVDTGVVRLLQMFARVGGVAGRAVIKVAGGAQMLDEKGVFRIGERNVQALQRVLAAQSLRVSAWEVGGVISRTLRLNIATGEVTIQSPGQPPRRL, encoded by the coding sequence ATGCCTGTACCAACCCAGTGGGTCATCGCACCGCCGCGCAAGACGGTGGTCGTCAAGGTCGCCGACGCCGCAGCGTCAAACGACACTGGCGCCGATCTGGTCACGCATTCGCTGGGCTCATGCCTGGGCGTTACCTTTTACGACCCGGTGGCGCATGTCGGCGGACTGCTCCACGTAATGCTCCCCGATTCGTCCATCGACCCTGCACGCGCCCACCAAAACCCGTGCCTGTTTGTGGACACCGGCGTGGTGCGCCTGCTCCAGATGTTCGCACGGGTCGGCGGCGTCGCCGGCAGGGCCGTCATCAAAGTGGCCGGAGGTGCCCAAATGCTGGACGAGAAAGGCGTGTTCAGAATCGGCGAACGCAACGTCCAGGCCCTTCAACGGGTCCTGGCCGCCCAATCTCTCCGCGTCTCCGCCTGGGAGGTGGGCGGGGTCATCTCCCGCACCTTGCGACTCAACATCGCCACGGGCGAGGTCACCATCCAAAGCCCGGGGCAACCGCCTCGACGCCTATGA
- a CDS encoding CheR family methyltransferase, translated as MKSVRSAGVSAISTDSLSAEDFEFIRRWVFDAAGITLGPEKRSLVVHRLLKRVRQLNLGSLSEYCALLRRPGAEEERGIMLDLLTTNVTHFFRESAHFDFLAREILAKEWAGPHRPVREFVAWSAACSSGEEPYSIALILAEHERRHPGFRWRVEATDISSRVLETARRAIYSEEDLRLPDPSWRARYFQRGIGSWKGYWRVKPEIQSRVRFQRWNLLETPYPFQGLMDVIFCRNVMIYFERQVQQTVVNNLVGQLRPGGYLFVGHSESVLGMHPRLRPLKPSVYRYEPA; from the coding sequence ATGAAGAGCGTTCGTTCGGCAGGTGTGTCGGCCATTTCGACCGACTCGTTGAGCGCGGAGGACTTCGAGTTCATCCGGCGCTGGGTGTTTGACGCAGCCGGGATCACGCTGGGCCCCGAAAAACGGTCGCTGGTGGTCCACCGCCTTTTGAAGCGGGTCCGGCAGCTGAACCTGGGCAGTCTCTCGGAATACTGCGCCCTGCTGCGGCGCCCCGGGGCCGAGGAGGAACGGGGCATCATGCTGGACCTGCTGACCACCAACGTGACGCACTTCTTCCGCGAATCGGCCCATTTCGATTTCCTCGCCCGGGAAATCCTGGCCAAAGAATGGGCGGGCCCCCACCGGCCGGTGCGGGAGTTCGTTGCCTGGAGCGCGGCCTGTTCCTCCGGCGAGGAACCCTATTCCATCGCACTGATCCTGGCGGAACATGAGCGACGTCACCCGGGCTTCCGCTGGCGCGTTGAGGCCACCGACATCAGCAGCCGCGTCCTGGAAACCGCCCGCAGGGCCATCTACTCCGAGGAGGACCTTCGCCTGCCCGATCCCTCCTGGCGGGCCCGGTACTTCCAGCGCGGCATCGGCTCCTGGAAGGGCTATTGGCGCGTCAAACCCGAAATCCAGAGCCGCGTGCGATTCCAGCGATGGAACCTGCTGGAGACACCCTATCCGTTTCAAGGACTCATGGACGTGATTTTCTGCCGCAACGTCATGATCTACTTCGAGCGCCAGGTCCAGCAAACCGTGGTGAACAACCTGGTGGGCCAACTGCGACCCGGCGGCTATCTGTTCGTGGGACATTCGGAAAGTGTTCTGGGCATGCACCCGCGTCTTCGTCCCCTCAAACCCAGCGTCTACCGTTATGAACCTGCCTGA
- a CDS encoding chemotaxis protein CheA, which produces METPVSSSSQHREPTGPPWIQLGHKLAFEAAFVRPGSDDGLLPLNSLLMEARDLVQAGGAPDAFRAAVEDATRQIELVFAQGGLFNPETANWFHQWAEKLQGVLNPSETETAPSPTNPEPSPGPGPLSKTTNSNPRTAAAAEAKAPQESEPVLQLGPEADAGLLREFLAESAEHLQNIEQGVLVLEENPRDRDTLNAIFRAFHTFKGGAGFLDLQPVKELAHELESLLDAARRDDLVLDRHAIELILEGGDALKAFVQEITARLDDLAHASPIVVPIRGIIRKVRALLQQPAPAHLEDPAANPAPSATAPAVAPETATPVTGSGSAPASPAPGMASGPAEPAISTAPTAPGQSGPRPAAQGLSASATGYVKVDTLKLDTLIDLVGELVIAESMVVQDPQLQATASRTLARNLAQLRRITSELQRTAMSLRMVPIRATFQKMHRLVRDLATRQSKQVQLCLSGEDTELDRNIVEALYDPLVHMIRNAVDHGIEPPEVRTAAGKPAQGTIHLRAFHQGGNIVIQIEDDGRGLNKDRILEKARAKGLLRPDQTLTDKEAYELIFAPGFSTAEQVTEISGRGVGMDVVRKNIEKLRGKIEIETRPGQGTTFTIYLPLTLAIIDGLIVSVGDKRYIIPTLTVRESLRPRPEMIATVQQRGEMINVRGKLTPLVRLHALFGEPNGCTDPTRGIVVVVESGPHVSCLLVDQLLGKQEVVIKSLGAALRENPMLAGGAVLGDGRVGLILNVDALVRPQAPGTARSWN; this is translated from the coding sequence ATGGAAACTCCCGTTTCATCCTCGTCCCAACATCGCGAACCGACCGGCCCCCCATGGATACAGCTCGGTCACAAGCTGGCCTTTGAAGCCGCCTTCGTTCGTCCGGGGTCCGACGACGGACTCCTGCCCCTCAACAGCCTGCTCATGGAGGCACGTGACCTGGTCCAAGCCGGGGGCGCCCCGGATGCCTTTCGAGCCGCCGTCGAGGATGCTACGCGCCAGATCGAACTGGTTTTTGCGCAGGGCGGCCTGTTCAACCCGGAAACCGCCAACTGGTTCCATCAATGGGCCGAAAAACTCCAAGGGGTCCTGAACCCATCCGAGACCGAAACCGCCCCGTCTCCCACGAATCCTGAACCCTCTCCCGGGCCCGGCCCCCTCAGCAAAACCACCAACTCCAACCCGCGCACGGCTGCTGCAGCAGAAGCAAAAGCACCGCAGGAGTCAGAACCGGTCCTCCAATTGGGTCCGGAGGCCGACGCCGGCCTGCTCCGTGAATTCCTGGCCGAATCAGCCGAGCACCTGCAAAACATCGAACAAGGGGTCCTCGTCCTGGAAGAAAACCCCAGGGATCGTGACACCTTGAACGCCATTTTCCGGGCATTCCATACCTTCAAGGGCGGTGCCGGCTTCCTCGATCTTCAGCCCGTCAAGGAACTGGCCCATGAACTGGAATCGCTCCTGGACGCCGCCCGCCGCGACGACCTCGTGCTGGACCGCCACGCCATCGAACTCATCCTCGAAGGCGGCGACGCACTCAAAGCCTTCGTACAGGAAATCACGGCACGATTGGACGACCTGGCTCATGCCAGTCCCATCGTCGTCCCCATCCGCGGCATCATCCGCAAGGTCCGCGCCCTGTTGCAACAACCCGCTCCCGCGCATCTAGAGGACCCCGCGGCCAACCCCGCCCCTTCTGCGACCGCGCCTGCGGTCGCCCCGGAAACCGCCACACCTGTGACCGGCAGTGGTTCAGCCCCGGCGTCACCGGCTCCCGGCATGGCTTCGGGTCCGGCCGAGCCCGCGATCTCCACCGCCCCCACCGCCCCGGGTCAATCCGGACCCCGCCCTGCCGCCCAGGGTCTCTCCGCCTCGGCTACCGGGTACGTCAAGGTGGATACCCTGAAACTGGACACCCTGATTGACCTCGTCGGTGAACTGGTCATAGCCGAGTCCATGGTCGTCCAGGATCCCCAGCTCCAGGCCACGGCATCCCGGACCCTCGCCCGCAACCTCGCCCAGCTCCGACGCATCACCAGCGAACTCCAGCGCACGGCCATGTCCCTCCGCATGGTCCCCATCCGCGCCACCTTCCAAAAAATGCATCGCCTGGTCCGCGACCTGGCCACCCGGCAAAGCAAACAGGTCCAACTTTGCCTCAGCGGCGAGGATACCGAGCTGGACCGCAATATCGTCGAGGCCCTCTACGACCCCCTGGTCCACATGATCCGCAACGCCGTGGACCACGGCATTGAGCCGCCCGAAGTCCGCACCGCAGCCGGTAAACCCGCCCAGGGGACCATCCATCTGCGGGCCTTTCATCAGGGCGGCAACATCGTCATCCAAATCGAGGACGACGGCCGCGGCTTGAATAAGGACAGGATTCTTGAAAAGGCACGGGCCAAAGGACTCCTAAGACCGGACCAAACCCTGACCGACAAGGAAGCGTACGAACTGATCTTCGCGCCCGGTTTTTCGACCGCCGAGCAGGTCACGGAAATCTCCGGGCGCGGCGTGGGGATGGACGTCGTGCGCAAAAACATCGAAAAGCTCAGGGGCAAAATCGAAATCGAGACCCGGCCCGGCCAGGGCACCACGTTCACCATCTACCTGCCCCTCACGCTGGCCATCATTGATGGCCTGATCGTCAGCGTGGGCGACAAACGCTACATCATCCCCACCCTGACCGTCCGTGAGTCCCTCCGTCCGCGCCCCGAAATGATCGCCACCGTCCAACAGCGCGGCGAGATGATCAATGTCCGCGGCAAGCTCACCCCGCTGGTGCGTCTCCATGCCCTCTTCGGCGAACCCAACGGCTGCACGGACCCCACCCGGGGCATCGTGGTCGTGGTGGAGTCCGGTCCCCACGTCAGCTGCCTGTTGGTGGACCAATTGCTGGGCAAACAGGAGGTCGTCATCAAGAGCCTCGGGGCTGCGCTCCGCGAGAATCCCATGCTCGCCGGCGGAGCCGTCCTTGGTGACGGCCGCGTAGGCCTCATCCTCAACGTCGACGCCCTGGTCCGTCCCCAAGCCCCCGGCACCGCGCGGTCCTGGAATTAA
- a CDS encoding response regulator produces the protein MPIKILSVDDSKTIRMLVAKAFRPYDAVVLEAGNGEEGLATAAREKPDLIILDVTMPVMDGVTMLTRLKENPELKHIPVVMLTAESGRENVMHIARLGARDYLVKPFKEDQLIGKVSRIISLQPKPGATAPAS, from the coding sequence ATGCCCATCAAAATCCTCAGCGTCGACGATAGCAAAACCATCCGGATGCTCGTGGCCAAGGCGTTCCGCCCCTATGACGCCGTCGTGCTCGAAGCCGGCAACGGCGAGGAAGGTTTGGCCACGGCCGCCCGGGAGAAACCGGACCTGATCATCCTGGACGTGACCATGCCCGTCATGGACGGCGTGACCATGCTCACCAGGCTCAAGGAAAACCCCGAGCTCAAACACATCCCGGTCGTCATGCTCACCGCCGAATCCGGCCGGGAGAACGTCATGCACATTGCCCGTCTGGGCGCCCGGGACTACCTGGTCAAACCCTTCAAGGAAGACCAGCTGATCGGCAAGGTCTCGCGCATCATCTCCCTTCAACCCAAACCCGGTGCAACCGCACCCGCATCCTGA
- a CDS encoding chemotaxis protein CheW produces MNTTVEAREQKLEHLAGKYLTFRLANEWYAIPVLDVREIIRHTDITPVPQMPHHIKGVINLRGKIIPISDLRLRFGMPETEVTDLTCIIVVQVAPAAGQQVLMGMIVDAVEAVVQIHARDLEPPPEFGTGLLTDGLLAMAKFDKRVVTLLDTKKIVLEGSSVGQIPMTP; encoded by the coding sequence ATGAACACAACCGTGGAAGCCCGAGAACAAAAGCTCGAACACCTGGCCGGCAAATACCTGACCTTCCGCCTGGCCAACGAATGGTACGCCATCCCCGTGCTGGACGTGCGGGAGATCATCCGCCACACCGACATCACCCCGGTCCCCCAAATGCCGCACCATATCAAGGGCGTGATCAACCTTCGCGGCAAAATCATTCCCATCAGTGACCTGCGACTGCGATTCGGCATGCCGGAAACCGAGGTAACCGATCTGACCTGCATTATCGTCGTTCAGGTGGCCCCGGCAGCCGGGCAACAGGTCCTGATGGGTATGATCGTGGACGCGGTGGAGGCGGTCGTCCAAATCCATGCACGCGATTTGGAACCGCCCCCCGAGTTTGGCACCGGCCTGTTAACCGATGGCCTCCTGGCCATGGCCAAATTCGACAAACGCGTCGTCACACTCCTGGATACAAAGAAGATCGTCCTGGAAGGAAGCAGCGTGGGGCAGATCCCCATGACGCCCTGA
- a CDS encoding HDOD domain-containing protein, giving the protein MTAHEVLQKVRQLPAISPAALQLLRLLNQEDADGSGIVHCLKHDPALTARLLRLCNSAEVGLSEKVASVDQALFLLGYRRLHELALQIAVGDALGVAVPAYAIEPRTLWRHSVASARAAELLAEQSPCGTLSADLSFTAGLLHDIGKILLAQVMDEATCSSIRHAIEVQGTPWSEAERQTLGTDHAEVGAALLEQWQLPDPLVHAVARHHQPCHACQPPLCAVVHLADCLAHAAGANAGWHALANRVDPDSATQWGLGESRIATLMAELAEHLITVEASLKP; this is encoded by the coding sequence ATGACCGCTCACGAAGTTCTCCAGAAAGTTCGGCAGCTCCCGGCCATCTCCCCGGCCGCCCTTCAGTTGCTCCGGCTTTTGAACCAGGAAGACGCCGACGGTTCCGGCATCGTCCACTGCCTGAAACATGACCCGGCCCTCACCGCCCGGCTCCTGCGCCTTTGCAACTCCGCCGAGGTCGGTCTGTCGGAAAAAGTTGCCTCGGTGGACCAGGCACTGTTCCTCCTCGGTTACCGGCGCTTGCACGAATTGGCCCTGCAAATCGCCGTGGGCGACGCGCTCGGAGTTGCCGTGCCCGCCTACGCCATCGAACCCCGAACCCTGTGGCGTCATTCCGTCGCCTCAGCCCGAGCCGCGGAGTTGTTGGCAGAGCAAAGCCCCTGCGGCACGCTTTCCGCAGACCTCTCCTTCACCGCAGGGCTGCTGCACGACATCGGCAAGATCCTGCTGGCCCAGGTCATGGACGAAGCGACCTGCAGCTCCATCCGCCATGCCATTGAGGTTCAGGGAACCCCATGGAGCGAGGCCGAACGCCAGACCCTGGGCACCGACCACGCCGAGGTCGGCGCCGCCCTGCTGGAGCAATGGCAATTACCCGATCCCCTGGTGCATGCCGTGGCACGCCACCACCAGCCCTGTCATGCCTGTCAACCGCCCCTCTGTGCCGTCGTGCATCTGGCCGACTGCCTGGCCCACGCAGCCGGGGCCAACGCCGGTTGGCACGCCCTGGCCAACCGCGTCGACCCGGATTCCGCCACCCAATGGGGGTTGGGAGAAAGCCGGATCGCAACCCTGATGGCAGAGCTGGCCGAGCATCTCATCACAGTCGAAGCATCCCTGAAGCCATGA
- a CDS encoding chemotaxis protein CheX, which yields MSSILEQFDLRAFLQQHARDVFNTMASLEVQPAPGPNGLATEERITGVVGLGGENITGAVYLHMPIGLAEQITRQMLGMEPADPLEESAVNDVTGELTNMLAGGLKSALCDRGLVCAVSTPTIIRGSSYEIEVLPDVQRNLLDLTASGQPLQVEVHLKEG from the coding sequence ATGAGCTCGATCCTCGAACAATTCGACCTGAGGGCCTTCCTCCAACAGCACGCCAGGGACGTCTTCAACACGATGGCGTCCCTGGAGGTTCAGCCCGCGCCCGGACCCAACGGCTTGGCCACCGAGGAGCGCATCACCGGGGTGGTGGGGTTGGGCGGCGAAAACATCACAGGCGCCGTCTACCTTCACATGCCAATCGGGCTGGCCGAACAAATCACCCGCCAAATGCTGGGCATGGAACCCGCAGACCCGCTCGAGGAATCCGCAGTCAACGATGTAACCGGTGAACTGACCAACATGCTGGCCGGCGGACTGAAATCCGCTCTTTGCGACCGCGGCCTGGTCTGCGCCGTCAGCACCCCCACCATCATCCGCGGATCATCCTACGAAATCGAGGTTTTACCTGACGTCCAACGCAACCTCCTCGACCTGACCGCCTCAGGTCAGCCCCTGCAGGTGGAGGTTCATCTCAAGGAAGGCTAG
- a CDS encoding chemotaxis protein CheX, which yields MASSLDYKELAARYGLEPIPDSVTRLTQLLAKQDADLEAIARVVTADPELTVRLLRVANPRATSDEEFTIESVEAALMRTGVGCALLLAMGVPLTTAILKTFKTMAAIELKSVHPRSVPPLKGEHICGSIGFSGKAEGRVELRMALPVARRVAAAVLGIKPEDLQDLYTLSDTIGELLNIVTGNFKSNLCDAGLDCKIEPPKVSCVAEPTPDSGPVGGMERMAFRGQGVELFVTMIVNPWAD from the coding sequence ATGGCAAGCTCATTGGACTACAAGGAACTGGCCGCTCGTTACGGCCTGGAACCCATCCCCGACAGCGTCACGCGCCTGACACAGCTTCTGGCCAAACAGGACGCCGACCTGGAGGCCATCGCACGGGTCGTCACAGCCGACCCCGAGCTTACCGTGCGCCTCCTGCGCGTGGCCAATCCACGGGCCACCAGCGACGAGGAATTCACCATCGAAAGCGTGGAAGCGGCACTGATGCGAACCGGGGTGGGCTGCGCGCTGCTCCTGGCCATGGGCGTGCCATTGACCACGGCCATCCTCAAGACCTTCAAGACCATGGCCGCCATCGAACTCAAAAGCGTCCATCCGCGCTCGGTTCCGCCGCTGAAAGGAGAGCACATCTGCGGTAGCATCGGCTTCTCCGGAAAGGCCGAGGGTCGCGTAGAACTTCGCATGGCCCTCCCCGTCGCACGCCGGGTGGCCGCAGCCGTTCTCGGGATCAAGCCCGAGGACCTCCAGGACCTTTACACCCTCTCCGACACCATCGGCGAGCTGCTGAACATCGTCACCGGCAATTTTAAATCCAATCTCTGTGACGCAGGGCTCGACTGCAAAATCGAGCCCCCAAAAGTCAGCTGCGTCGCTGAGCCAACCCCCGATTCAGGCCCGGTCGGTGGTATGGAACGCATGGCGTTCCGAGGGCAGGGCGTCGAACTCTTCGTCACCATGATCGTGAACCCCTGGGCAGACTGA
- a CDS encoding methyl-accepting chemotaxis protein, with protein MKTVLPHKAHAGWTLGKRLTASFSTVVVLLLILAGILGCAFFQIRSSLTDITKVQLPSTAKALEVYILNVTDVQKAVLGHIQARDLSTKQNLEAAVAQSANTINERLNALEMLLNTQEERELYRKVLDARERFREERGRVFELSRQGKTQEAMERFLEQLQPAQERYLAALAELLQNNQNDASQQIAGATAVARLGFGVTVSVSALITVAAALVGWYTNRSIARLLRPVVTGLEESSEQVAAAAGQVTSTSQSLAQGASEQAASLEETSASLEELTAMTQRNAANAQQARSLASQTRTAVEAGQTEMTQLTRAMDDIQTASTEISKIIKTIDEIAFQTNLLALNAAVEAARAGEAGMGFAVVADEVRALAQRAAAAARETAEKIENSVAKSRAGADISQRVAQHLQDILGKARQVDELVAEIAAASQEQSQGIGQINSAVSQMDKVTQANAAAAEQSAAAARELQSQADALREVVLQLQALVGGDAGRTETGQPAVVTEPPVVPARRQHVTGGARAPIVQRNGREGALEQQINKAMAAHSAWKQRLLDAIQTGRSEHDPAKVSKDNQCDFGKWLYSLPHEVQRTEHWQNVRALHEEFHKEAGRVLELALAGRQAEARQSMEHGGEFTRRTAALIEALMQWKKGSSTVAPAPAPARGTPSTVTSDDVAGSFVDDPIPMPPPKENPTPRFRIAP; from the coding sequence ATGAAAACAGTTCTCCCACACAAAGCGCACGCCGGGTGGACCCTGGGCAAACGCCTCACCGCCTCGTTCTCCACTGTGGTGGTGTTGCTCCTGATCCTCGCAGGGATCCTGGGGTGCGCATTCTTCCAAATCCGCTCCTCGCTGACGGACATCACCAAAGTCCAGCTCCCATCGACCGCCAAAGCCCTGGAGGTCTACATACTCAACGTCACCGATGTCCAGAAAGCAGTTCTGGGCCATATCCAAGCCAGAGACCTGAGCACCAAGCAGAACCTTGAAGCTGCGGTGGCTCAATCGGCCAATACCATAAACGAGCGCTTGAACGCCCTGGAAATGCTTCTCAACACGCAAGAAGAGCGTGAGCTATACCGAAAGGTGTTGGACGCCAGGGAACGATTCCGGGAAGAACGAGGCCGGGTCTTCGAACTCAGCCGCCAGGGGAAAACGCAAGAGGCCATGGAGAGATTCCTTGAACAACTCCAACCCGCGCAGGAGCGCTACCTGGCTGCCCTGGCCGAATTGTTGCAAAACAACCAAAATGATGCGAGTCAGCAAATAGCCGGGGCCACTGCTGTCGCCCGCCTGGGTTTTGGGGTTACGGTGAGCGTGTCCGCTCTAATTACCGTGGCTGCGGCTTTGGTGGGCTGGTACACAAACCGTTCCATCGCACGACTCCTCCGCCCCGTCGTGACTGGTCTCGAGGAAAGCTCCGAGCAGGTCGCAGCCGCAGCCGGCCAGGTCACCTCCACCAGTCAATCCCTGGCGCAGGGTGCCAGTGAGCAGGCGGCTTCGCTGGAGGAAACCAGCGCTTCCCTGGAGGAACTGACCGCCATGACCCAGCGCAACGCCGCCAACGCCCAACAGGCCCGCTCCCTCGCCTCCCAAACCCGCACCGCCGTCGAAGCCGGCCAGACCGAAATGACCCAACTCACCCGCGCCATGGACGACATCCAAACCGCCAGCACCGAAATCTCCAAAATCATCAAAACCATCGACGAAATCGCCTTCCAAACCAACCTCCTGGCCCTCAACGCCGCCGTCGAAGCCGCCCGCGCCGGCGAAGCCGGCATGGGCTTCGCCGTCGTGGCTGACGAGGTCCGGGCCCTGGCCCAGCGCGCCGCCGCCGCCGCCCGCGAAACCGCCGAAAAAATCGAAAACTCCGTGGCCAAAAGCCGGGCCGGCGCCGACATCAGCCAGCGGGTCGCCCAACACCTGCAGGACATCCTGGGCAAGGCCCGGCAGGTCGACGAGCTGGTGGCCGAAATCGCCGCCGCCTCCCAGGAACAAAGCCAGGGCATCGGCCAGATCAACTCCGCCGTCAGCCAAATGGATAAAGTCACCCAGGCCAACGCCGCCGCCGCAGAACAAAGCGCCGCGGCCGCACGAGAGCTGCAATCGCAGGCCGATGCACTGCGCGAAGTGGTCCTGCAGTTGCAGGCGTTGGTCGGTGGGGATGCCGGGCGAACGGAAACCGGTCAGCCCGCCGTGGTCACCGAGCCCCCGGTTGTTCCGGCCAGACGGCAACACGTAACTGGAGGTGCCCGAGCACCCATCGTCCAGCGAAACGGCCGGGAGGGCGCGCTGGAACAACAGATCAACAAGGCCATGGCCGCCCACAGCGCATGGAAACAGCGTCTTTTGGATGCCATCCAAACCGGTCGCTCGGAACATGACCCGGCCAAGGTGTCCAAAGATAACCAGTGCGACTTCGGTAAATGGCTTTACAGCCTGCCTCACGAGGTCCAGCGGACCGAGCATTGGCAGAATGTCCGCGCCCTACACGAGGAGTTTCACAAAGAAGCGGGGCGGGTGCTTGAGCTAGCCCTGGCCGGGCGTCAGGCTGAAGCCCGTCAAAGCATGGAACACGGGGGCGAGTTTACCCGAAGAACCGCAGCGCTGATCGAGGCCCTCATGCAGTGGAAAAAGGGTTCCAGCACGGTTGCACCAGCCCCGGCGCCGGCCCGAGGCACTCCATCCACGGTGACCTCGGACGATGTCGCGGGCAGT